One stretch of Ictalurus punctatus breed USDA103 chromosome 5, Coco_2.0, whole genome shotgun sequence DNA includes these proteins:
- the LOC108265759 gene encoding periphilin-1 has product MDTARSTHKTDKKRSIKRARSPTRFTRPYSRGRYQCARYYYRPREDYFSRRPGFSFRLHRFQRASSLRLPSRSRSPSIVLRHKNVHSSNQHLEKKSEKSTSTPVQDKKPFNTPERSRSSSVASERPALSFTVNQEEQNSSGRESLSSVRRAAARSRAIQRKREEIEEVYRQDCDTFGVVVKMLVAKDPSLERSIQSSLRENLHEIGLRCVDAMEQFINEYDSRELGTPAQSQRH; this is encoded by the exons ATGGATACAGCGAGATCTACTCATAAAACG GATAAGAAAAGATCCATTAAGAGAGCGAGGAGTCCCACACGATTCACTCGGCCATATTCTCGAGGGAGATACCAGTGTGCTCG CTACTATTACAGGCCGAGAGAGGACTACTTTTCACGGCGGCCTGGTTTTAGCTTCAGGCTCCACAGGTTCCAGAGAGCCTCCAGTCTTCGGCTTCCTTCTAGATCTCGGAGCCCGAGTATTGTGCTGAGACACAAAAATGTGCATTCATCAAACCAGCACTTGGAAAAGAAGTCAGAGAAGAGCACTTCCACTCCAGTGCAGGACAAGAAGCCATTCAACACACCAG AACGCTCCCGGTCATCTTCAGTGGCTTCTGAGAGGCCTGCCCTATCATTTACA GTCAATCAGGAAGAGCAGAACAGTAGTGGAAGGGAGTCTCTGTCTTCTGTAAGACGTGCAGCTGCCAGAAGTCGAGCCatccagagaaagagagaggagatagaggag GTGTATCGGCAGGACTGCGACACGTTTGGGGTGGTGGTAAAAATGCTCGTGGCGAAAGATCCTTCACTGGAGAGATCCATACAATCTTCGTTGAGGGAGAACCTGCATGAGATCGGCCTGCGCTGTGTAGATGCCATGGAGCAGTTTATCAATGAGTATGACTCGAGAGAGCTTGGCACACCAGCCCAGTCCCAGcgtcactga